Genomic window (Thermotoga sp. SG1):
GCGTACGATCTTTTGTTCGAAAGTTCGTACTCTTCACCGAAAGACTCCCAATCGTGCCTTGAACCAGCACCCCCTGTGATGTACATCTTCTTTGTCACAAAATTTTCCCAGAGCCTGTTGAGAGCCTGCCAGATCTTCTTGTCACCTGTCTCAAGATAAAGATCGGCGGCACCAGCGCAAAGATAGAGTGCTCTCACAGCGTGTCCCGTGATCTCTTCCAGTTCTACAAAGGGTTTATGATCGATGAAGTATTCCGGCCCAGGATTTCTTGGTACACTGGCGAGCCCTTTTCCACGTGCGTAGATGAAGTATTTTGCAAGATCCAGATATTTCCTCTCTCCCGTCTCCCTGTAGAGTTCAACGAGTGCCATTTCCACTTCGGGATGCCCTGGTGCTCCTTCCTTCTTTCCAGGTCCAAAGGTGTTGTAGATATGATCTGCAAACCTCTTTGCTGCATTGAAGAGTGTGTCTTTACTGGTTACCCTTTTGTGTGCAACGGCAGCCTGAATCAGGTGTCCTGCGTTGTAGAGTTCGTGGTTCCATGCAAGGTTCGTCCAACGTTCTTTCTTCCTTTCTCCAGAAAGGTATGTTCCAAGGTAGCCGTCTTCATCCTGTGCTGCTTTTACCTCTTCTATCACGCTGTCAAGGATCCTCTCCAGTTCTGGTATTTCTCTGTTCGCCAAAGCAAAAGAGACTGCTTCAGACCATTTGTAAACATCTGTATCATCGAAGGGAAAGAGTGTTCTGTAAGAACCTTTCATCTTTCCAGAGGCGATCCTGAAGTTATCCAGTCTTCCTGTGCTTTCTAGAAGATCGTATTGAGTAGGAAGAGTGACGTTGACGAGGGTTTCAAAATATTTACCCATGAATCCATTTACCCTCACAGAACCAACAGGTACTGTTTTGAGTTTTGCATAAGGACTTTTGGAAACGTTGATGATCTTAGACATGAGCAAACCTCCTTTGCCTTTTATCCTTTCACCGCTCCGAAGGTGAGTCCTCTGATGAGATATCTCTGAGCGATGATGGCGAATAACACAACCGGAAGCATTGTGACTATTCCGGCGGCGGAGAGTGGTCCCCATGCGACTCTCCATCCCGTGATGTACCTTCCAAGGAAGATGGGAAGTGTTTGAGCACGTGCGTCGTTCGTTAAAACCAAGGCTAAGAGGAACTCTCCCCAGCTCTGTATGAGTGAGAGAACGGCAACCGCCGCAAGTCCAGGAGCACTCAAAGGAAGGACCACGTAGAAGAAGGCTTGAAAAGGAGTGGCACCGTCTACATAGGCCGCTTCATCTATCTCTCTTGGAATCTCCCTGAAGAAGCTTATGAGAAGCCACACACCAAGGGGTACCACTATGACAAGATGGGAAAGTATGAGCGCCCACCAGGTGTTTATGAGTCTCAGCTTTGTGAATATCACGTACAGCGGAACGGCAGAAACGATGGGCGGTAGCATCCTGATGGAAATGATCCACTCCGCAAGGAATGGACCTCCCACTTTGTAGCGTGCTATAGCGTAAGCAGCAAGGGCACTGATCACCGTTCCTATGAGGGCCACGGAAACACCGACAACGATACTGTTTCTAAGGTATGGAAAGATGTTCTCAATGGAGCCTGTCGTACCACCGAACACCTCCGTTTCCTTTGCTCCAAAAAAGTTGGAAAGGGTGGGCCTTGTCGGAAAGAACTTCGGCGGCATGGTGAACCACTCGTTCGAAGACTTGAAGGCCGTGATAACAAGCCAGTACACAGGAAACAGGAAGAATATCAGACAAACAACAACGAGGATGTATCTTACAACTTTAAGGATTTTCTTCATCATTCTTCACCCCCGAATCCCAACTGCTGCCTCATCCTCACAAGTCTGAAGACCACGTTCACAAGGACTATGGCTACGATCAAAAGCAACACACTCAGCGCTGACGCATAGCCGATGTTCCATCCAAACGAGATCCCAATCTTGTAGATGTAAAAACTGTAGGTGTGGGTTGCAGAACCTGGACCACCCCAGGTGGTCATGAAGACGATATCGAAGGTTTTCAGGCAGTCGATGATCCTCAGGACAAGAGCAACAAGAATCAAAGGCCTTAGAAGGGGAAACTCCACATGAAGAAATACCTTTCCCCAGTCAGCACCATCCACGCGGGCTGCATCGATGAGATCCTGAGGGATGGATTGAAGACCAGCATAGATCATGAGGAAGATGAAAGGAGTCCACTGCCAGATGTCTATTATTATGATTCCAAGTTGCGCGTAGAATGGATCACCGAGCCACGAGATCTTGGGAACACCGAAGAAAGAAAGAAACCAATTCACTGGTCCAAACGCGAAGTTGTAGAGCATTTTCCAGGCAACACCGGAAACGGCTGGTGGAATCATCATGGGAATGAGAAGAGAGGATCTGATGATTTTTTCTCCTTTGACTCCTCTTATCAAAAAAGCAATGAGAACTCCAAGAACCAATTCCAGTGGAACAGCGATTGCAAGTAGTTTGACAGTGAATTTCATAGATTCGATGGCTGTTGAATCTCTGAAAATCTGAAAATAATTCGAAAGGCCAATGAAATGTGTCTCGGCACTTTTTGACAGGTCGTAATCCCTGAAAGAAGCCCAGATCATGAAACCAAAGGGATATATCGTCATCGCAAGAAAGAGAGCAAGAACAGGAAGGACCATCAACCAGGGAACGATTCTTCGTTTCATATGGAAAGGGGGCAGAAGCCCCCTCTTCACCTCCTTATTTTCCGAGAATCTCTTCCCACTTCTTTGCAAGATCGTTCAACGTTTCCATGGAGAGTGGAAGTTCTCCGGAGAGGATCTTGGAGAAGGTTTCAACGGTGATGTCTTCGAGTCTTGGTTCTTCCGGAATCCTTGGTCTGTGAGTCTGCGTGACGTACGTCACCTCAAGGGCTGGCACTCTGGGATCGGCTGCTCTCACTTCTGGATCCTTGAGGGTTGAGATCCTGGCCGGTGCGACTGCAAATCTTAAGAATTTGTTCTTGTCTGCCCATTTGCTGGTAGCAAAGACGATGAACTTGAACGCTGCTATCTTCTTTTCTTCGGGTATGAACTTGTTGATACCGAGTGCCCACTGACCGCTCACAGAACGCCCTGGCATAGGAATGATTCCAACTTTATCTTCTCCAAGCGTGTTTTTAAAGATCAAGTACGGTCCTGTCCACTGGGGTACCATAGCAACGAGCCCCTGGTTGAAGTATTCGATCGTTTCACCGTAGTCAGAACCGAGCGGATCTGGGCTGTAGGGCATGAGTTTCTTCATCATCTCGAGGGCTTTCAATCCTTCTTCGCTGTTGAAGGCAGGTTTGTGGTCGGCGGTGAAGTACTCTCCGTACTCAAGATCGGCGGTTCCGTGCCTCATGATGCCAAGAGGAGCGTTTCTGTACTCTCCAAAGAACAGCAAGTACATGTAGAAAAGAGTGTGCGTTCTTGGGAACATGAGAGCGATTCCGTATTCGGTAGGAGAGTTCTTGTTGTATTTCTTGGTGAAAAACTGTGCTATCTCTACCACTTCCTCCCAGGTTGTCGGCAGTGTGAGCTCTCTACCGTACTTT
Coding sequences:
- a CDS encoding glycoside hydrolase family 127 protein, with translation MSKIINVSKSPYAKLKTVPVGSVRVNGFMGKYFETLVNVTLPTQYDLLESTGRLDNFRIASGKMKGSYRTLFPFDDTDVYKWSEAVSFALANREIPELERILDSVIEEVKAAQDEDGYLGTYLSGERKKERWTNLAWNHELYNAGHLIQAAVAHKRVTSKDTLFNAAKRFADHIYNTFGPGKKEGAPGHPEVEMALVELYRETGERKYLDLAKYFIYARGKGLASVPRNPGPEYFIDHKPFVELEEITGHAVRALYLCAGAADLYLETGDKKIWQALNRLWENFVTKKMYITGGAGSRHDWESFGEEYELSNKRSYAESCASIANFMWNFRMLLATGDGKFADVMEQVLYNGLLSGISLDGKHYFYFNPLEDFGRTRRQKWFDCACCPPNLARFIASFPGYMYTTSSDGVQVHLYEKSTAAVDFKGSTVKIEQETDYPWSGEIVLTIETDIEEPFSVHLRIPSWADDFTLRVDGKALDLEPQNGYVKLSRNWKGTHRVELLLPMKPELLEAHPFVRDDLGKVAVRRGPVVYCVEQVDNPDFHVWTLVVDSMDLREEKGEILDRKAVFLKGKGRALSISEWEGKLYRKISEPKEREVEFTLVPYHMWANRKPGAMAVWLLRKV
- a CDS encoding carbohydrate ABC transporter permease; translated protein: MKKILKVVRYILVVVCLIFFLFPVYWLVITAFKSSNEWFTMPPKFFPTRPTLSNFFGAKETEVFGGTTGSIENIFPYLRNSIVVGVSVALIGTVISALAAYAIARYKVGGPFLAEWIISIRMLPPIVSAVPLYVIFTKLRLINTWWALILSHLVIVVPLGVWLLISFFREIPREIDEAAYVDGATPFQAFFYVVLPLSAPGLAAVAVLSLIQSWGEFLLALVLTNDARAQTLPIFLGRYITGWRVAWGPLSAAGIVTMLPVVLFAIIAQRYLIRGLTFGAVKG
- a CDS encoding carbohydrate ABC transporter permease, with product MKRRIVPWLMVLPVLALFLAMTIYPFGFMIWASFRDYDLSKSAETHFIGLSNYFQIFRDSTAIESMKFTVKLLAIAVPLELVLGVLIAFLIRGVKGEKIIRSSLLIPMMIPPAVSGVAWKMLYNFAFGPVNWFLSFFGVPKISWLGDPFYAQLGIIIIDIWQWTPFIFLMIYAGLQSIPQDLIDAARVDGADWGKVFLHVEFPLLRPLILVALVLRIIDCLKTFDIVFMTTWGGPGSATHTYSFYIYKIGISFGWNIGYASALSVLLLIVAIVLVNVVFRLVRMRQQLGFGGEE
- a CDS encoding sugar ABC transporter substrate-binding protein — protein: MKRLFLVVFLVVAALIFSVKISVLCSPDNADALKWLAQEFMKQNPDIQVEIVPLSWEVLYPKLLQDLRSQAGSFDAFTYDVMTTGAVSFGLVDLGEFMKQHPELVPEDYDLDDFIPQVLEESGKWQGRLIGLPFYNNTMLFYYRKDLFEDPKIKQAFKEKYGRELTLPTTWEEVVEIAQFFTKKYNKNSPTEYGIALMFPRTHTLFYMYLLFFGEYRNAPLGIMRHGTADLEYGEYFTADHKPAFNSEEGLKALEMMKKLMPYSPDPLGSDYGETIEYFNQGLVAMVPQWTGPYLIFKNTLGEDKVGIIPMPGRSVSGQWALGINKFIPEEKKIAAFKFIVFATSKWADKNKFLRFAVAPARISTLKDPEVRAADPRVPALEVTYVTQTHRPRIPEEPRLEDITVETFSKILSGELPLSMETLNDLAKKWEEILGK